From Xiphophorus hellerii strain 12219 chromosome 20, Xiphophorus_hellerii-4.1, whole genome shotgun sequence, the proteins below share one genomic window:
- the itcha gene encoding LOW QUALITY PROTEIN: itchy E3 ubiquitin protein ligase a (The sequence of the model RefSeq protein was modified relative to this genomic sequence to represent the inferred CDS: deleted 1 base in 1 codon), whose amino-acid sequence MKAQLQVTVLSAKLKENKKNWFGPSPYVEVAVDGQSKRTEKCNNTHSPKWKQALTVIVTPVSKLIFRVWSHQTLKADILLGMATLDIGTVLKANDLKLCEVVQTLQLSFDRDPQDIVGDLSICLDGMQVDPEAFALAEREQAPLTNGNAKQNGNTSNRSSRDTSPSSDSDDWVIVPNGLTVSDRGSPSPSAEGSTSSRPPRPARPPPPTPRKPAASPSSSSSSSPSELSEAPASDGSSQASASGGSDRLTDDTGARAATAVSSQTACAPKPGGAVTAAPATTATPRVNPISNAPLPPGWEQRVDQNGRVYYVDHIEKRTTWDRPEPLPTGWERRVDPMGRVYYVDHITRTTTWQRPTQESVRNYEEWQNQRSQLQGAMHQFNQRFIYGLQDQFAATSTKEFDPLGTLPHGWEKRTDTNGRVYFVHHPTRMTQWEDPRTQGLLNDKPLPEGWEMRFTVDHIPYFVDHNRKTTTYIDPRTGKSSFENGPQITYVRDFKAKVQYFRFWCQQLSMPQHIKITVSRKTLFEDSFQQIMSFHPQDLRRRLWIIFPGEEGLDYGGVAREWFFLLSHEVLNPMYCLFEYAGKDNYCLQINPASYINPDHLKYFKFIGRFIAMALFHGKFIDTGFSLPFYKRILNKPLALKDLESIDPEFYNSLIWIKDNNIEECGLEMFFSVDKEILGEVSTHELKPDGGNIPVTEDNKEEYIRLVAEWRLSRGVEEQTQAFFEGFNEVLPQQYLQYFDAKELEVMLCGMQEIDLVDWQRNTIYRHYARSSKQILWFWQFVKEMDNEKRMRLLQFVTGTCRLPVGGFADLMGSNGPQKFCIEKVGKENWLPRSHTCFNRLDLPPYKSYEQLKEKLMFAIEETEGFGQE is encoded by the exons AATTGTGACTCCAGTCAGCAAACTCATCTTTCGTGTTTGGAGTCATCAGACACTGAAAGCAGATATTCTGCTGGGCATGGCCACTCTGGACATCGGCACGGTCCTCAAAGCCAATGATCTTAAAT TGTGTGAGGTGGTGCAGACGCTGCAGCTATCCTTTGACAGAGACCCTCAGGATATTGTAGGGGACCTCTCAATCTGTCTGGACGGCATGCAGGTTGACCCGGAAGCCTTTGCTCTGGCAGAGAGAGAGCAAG cTCCTCTTACAAAtggaaatgcaaaacaaaatggcaaCACAAGCAACAG ATCAAGCCGGGACACGTCTCCATCCAGTGACTCAGATGACTGGGTCATTGTACCCAATGGTCTTACTGTCAGCGATAGAGGTTCTCCCTCTCCGTCTGCAGAGGGCTCCACTTCCTCGCGTCCTCCTAGGCCTGCCAGGCCACCGCCTCCTACGCCACGAAAACCTGCTGCCTCACCAA GCTCTTCCAGTAGTTCTTCCCCCAGTGAACTGAGTGAAGCACCAGCTTCTGACGGCTCCTCTCAGGCATCTGCAAGCGGAGGTTCAGACCGCTTGACCGATGACACAGGTGCACGAGCAGCAACGGCTGTTTCCTCACAGACGGCTTGTGCTCCCAAACCAGGTGGCGCTGTAACAGCAGCTCCAGCTACAACAGCTACTCCCAGAGTCAACCCCATTAGCAACGCACCGCTGCCACCAGG ATGGGAGCAAAGGGTAGACCAGAATGGAAGAGTGTATTATGTGGACCACATTGAGAAAAGGACAACCTGGGACAGACCTGAGCCTCTGCCTACAGG CTGGGAGCGGCGGGTCGACCCGATGGGTAGAGTATACTATGTTGACCACATAACACGAACCACAACATGGCAACGGCCCACTCAGGAGTCAGTGCGCAACTATGAGGAATGGCAGAACCAGCGCAGCCAGCTCCAGGGAGCAATGCACCAGTTTAACCAGAGATTCATTTACGGG CTGCAGGACCAGTTTGCAGCCACATCCACTAAAGAGTTCGACCCACTGGGAACGCTGCCACACGGCTGGg agaaGAGAACAGACACCAACGGCAGAGTATATTTTGTTCATCATCCAACTCGAATGACACAGTGGGAGGACCCGAGGACACAGGG TCTTCTGAACGACAAACCCCTACCTGAAGGGTGGGAGATGAGGTTCACTGTGGACCACATCCCCTACTTTGTAGACCACAACCGGAAAACGACGACCTACATCGACCCTCGGACAGGGAAATCTTCCTT CGAGAATGGGCCACAGATCACCTATGTTCGGGATTTTAAAGCCAAAGTGCAATACTTCAGATTCTGGTGTCAG CAATTATCTATGCCTCAGCATATCAAGATTACCGTCTCCAGAAAAACTTTGTTTGAGGATTCATTTCAGCAG ATCATGAGTTTTCATCCACAAGATTTGAGGCGGAGACTGTGGATAATTTTCCCTGGAGAGGAGGGCTTGGACTATGGAGGCGTAGCCAG AGAATGGTTCTTCTTGCTCTCCCATGAAGTGCTAAATCCCATGTACTGTTTGTTCGAGTACGCTGGAAAGGACAACTACTGTCTTCAGATTAACCCTGCTTCTTATATCAATCCGGATCAtcttaaatactttaaattcaTTGGCCGCTTCATTGCCATG GCCTTGTTCCATGGGAAGTTTATTGACACGGGTTTCTCGCTGCCTTTCTACAAGCGCATTTTGAACAAACCGCTGGCTCTTAAAGACTTGGAGTCCATTGACCCCGAATTTTATAATTCACTCATTTGGATCAA GGACAATAACATAGAGGAA TGCGGTCTGGAGATGTTCTTCTCTGTTGATAAGGAGATCCTGGGAGAGGTCAGCACTCATGAGCTGAAACCAGATGGAGGAAACATTCCAGTTACTGAAGACAACAAGGAGGAATACATCAG GTTGGTGGCAGAGTGGAGGCTGTCCAGAGGGGTGGAGGAGCAGACCCAGGCATTCTTTGAGGGCTTCAATGAAGTTCTTCCTCAGCAGTACCTTCAGTACTTTGATGCAAAGGAGTTGGAG GTAATGCTGTGTGGAATGCAGGAGATAGACCTGGTGGACTGGCAGAGAAACACAATTTATAGACATTATGCTAGGAGCAGCAAGCAGATCCTTTGGTTCTGGCAG tttgtgaAGGAGATGGACAACGAAAAACGAATGAGACTCCTGCAGTTTGTCACCGGCACCTGCCGTCTTCCTGTGGGTGGCTTTGCTGATTTGATGG GAAGCAATGGTCCACAAAAGTTTTGCATTGAGAAAGTGGGGAAAGAAAACTGGCTTCCACGAAGTCACACGTG cTTCAATCGTCTGGATCTCCCTCCTTATAAAAGCTATGAGCAGCTGAAGGAGAAACTTATGTTTGCCATTGAGGAAACGGAAGGATTTGGGCAGGAATAA
- the pxmp4 gene encoding LOW QUALITY PROTEIN: peroxisomal membrane protein 4 (The sequence of the model RefSeq protein was modified relative to this genomic sequence to represent the inferred CDS: deleted 1 base in 1 codon): MSRNLYLCPLSVRLKVMAGPDLIRTVLYTINNLLQQEKYKAALAVVKGFRNGAVYGAKIRAPHALVMTFLFRSGSLKDKLRAILKATYTHSRNLACFVFTYKGLQVLQQKIQGKSLQSHSFLAACVGGWLVFGDNNNINSQINMYLLSRILFALSRLAVEKGFIPAPKQDPFPLFATLVWGIVLWLFEYYPHTLQPSLQSSMNYLYHDSNVWHDISDFLVYNKPRIAGS; encoded by the exons ATGAGTCGCAACCTTTATTTGTGTCCCCTCTCGGTTCGATTGAAAGTCATGGCAGGTCCTGACCTGATAAGAACTGTCCTGTACACGATCAATAACCTTTTACAACAGGAGAAATACAAAGCCGCCTTGGCTGTTGTGAAGGGATTCAGAAACGGAGCTGT gtATGGAGCAAAGATCAGAGCACCACATGCCCTGGTCATGACATTTCTGTTTAGAAGTGGCAG TTTAAAAGACAAACTTCGAGCCATTTTGAAAGCCACATACACCCACTCCAGGAACCTGGCCTGCTTTGTGTTCACATACAAAGGACTGCAAGTCTTACAGCAGAAGATCCAAGGAAAGAGTCTCCAGTCCCACTCCTTCCTCGCTGCC TGTGTTGGAGGATGGCTGGTGTTTGGAGACAACAACAATATTAACAGCCAG ATCAACATGTACCTGCTGTCCAGAATCCTATTCGCCTTGTCTCGACTGGCTGTCGAAAAAGGATTCATCCCTGCGCCCAAACAAGACCCTTTCCCACTCTTTGCCACGCTGGTGTGGGGAATCGTGTTGTGGTTGTTTGAGTATTACCCCCACACCCTTCAACCCTCCCTTCAGTCCTCCATGAATTATCTTTATCATGACAGCAATGTGTGGCATGACATCTCAGACTTCCTTGTTTATAATAAGCCAAGGATTGCTGGATCTTAG